The following proteins come from a genomic window of Edaphobacter sp. 4G125:
- a CDS encoding alkaline phosphatase family protein, whose translation MFRTRARFAVLLTTAILCCCSLAIAKEPLVKQVILISVDGMTPIEYEQADAHGLKIPNIRALMSTGCASPGVMSVFPASTYPSHTAMITGQPPAVHGVISNTPMDPFNLEFGGWYYYAEKIKTPTLWQALHAAHLKTAAVSWPVTVGADVDYLLPEYRPVRTDEDIALMRVISTRGLFAEMQKVNATARPMSDEWRTDAVIAILRTRKPSLMALHLSELDEAQHKYGPHAPESHAELERIDAEIGKIRSSVEQSGRMKETAWVVVSDHGFLPVTKLFHPLIALREAGLITTDKNGRVTSWKVYQRNLTGSAFFEAKDPNDSASIEKATELIKELAADPANGIAHVYTPEELKTLGADPEAFLAIDPVKGFGFGSNLTGPRVTDSIGKGAHGYNPHLPELRSSLILSGAGVQRCSALEGVTVEDIGPTAAALLGASIPNAQGRDVRSLSVK comes from the coding sequence ATGTTCAGGACTCGCGCGCGCTTTGCGGTTTTACTGACAACAGCGATCTTGTGTTGTTGTTCGCTGGCGATTGCGAAAGAGCCTCTGGTAAAGCAGGTCATCCTGATCTCAGTCGATGGCATGACTCCCATCGAGTATGAGCAGGCAGATGCACACGGCCTGAAGATTCCCAATATCCGGGCGCTGATGAGCACAGGTTGCGCTTCACCCGGTGTGATGAGCGTCTTCCCGGCCAGTACCTATCCCAGCCATACCGCGATGATTACCGGCCAGCCGCCGGCTGTGCATGGGGTGATCAGCAACACGCCGATGGACCCATTCAATCTGGAGTTCGGCGGTTGGTATTACTACGCTGAGAAGATCAAGACGCCAACGCTCTGGCAGGCGCTGCACGCCGCGCATCTCAAGACTGCGGCAGTCTCCTGGCCAGTGACCGTCGGTGCGGATGTGGACTACCTTCTCCCAGAGTATCGCCCGGTTCGTACCGACGAAGATATCGCACTGATGCGAGTTATCTCAACGCGCGGCCTCTTCGCTGAGATGCAGAAGGTGAATGCAACGGCACGGCCGATGAGCGACGAGTGGCGCACTGATGCGGTGATTGCGATCCTGCGCACTCGCAAGCCGTCTTTGATGGCGTTGCATCTGAGCGAGCTGGATGAAGCGCAGCACAAGTATGGTCCACACGCTCCGGAGTCACACGCTGAGCTAGAACGGATTGATGCAGAGATCGGAAAGATTCGCAGCTCTGTAGAGCAGTCTGGGCGGATGAAAGAGACAGCATGGGTAGTTGTCTCCGATCACGGGTTTCTTCCGGTTACAAAGCTCTTCCATCCGCTGATCGCATTGCGCGAGGCTGGACTGATCACGACCGACAAAAACGGTCGTGTCACCAGTTGGAAGGTCTATCAACGCAATCTGACTGGCTCAGCCTTCTTCGAGGCGAAAGATCCGAACGACAGCGCGAGTATCGAGAAGGCGACCGAGCTCATCAAAGAGCTTGCCGCGGATCCAGCGAATGGAATCGCCCATGTTTACACCCCAGAGGAGTTGAAGACTTTGGGCGCTGATCCAGAGGCTTTCCTGGCGATCGATCCTGTGAAAGGCTTTGGGTTCGGCAGCAATCTTACTGGCCCGCGCGTGACGGATTCGATCGGCAAGGGGGCGCATGGTTATAATCCCCATCTGCCGGAGCTTCGGTCGTCGCTGATTCTTTCTGGAGCGGGTGTTCAGCGATGCAGCGCTCTTGAGGGGGTGACCGTGGAAGACATCGGTCCGACGGCTGCCGCGCTTCTGGGTGCTTCCATTCCCAACGCACAGGGACGGGATGTGCGTTCTTTGAGTGTCAAATAA
- a CDS encoding CoA-acylating methylmalonate-semialdehyde dehydrogenase: MASTVAVPGIKAAEKSALREITHWIGGQRVAGSSGRFGDVYNPATGQVHARVPLASRAELDGVVATAKAAFPAWAAQPPLRRARVLFRFRDLLEKNADRIAEAITSEHGKIFSDAKGEVTRGLEVVEFATGIPHLLKGEFSEQVGTDIDSWSMRQPLGVVAGITPFNFPAMVPMWMFPVALACGNPFILKPSERDPSASVLIAELLKEAGLPDGVFNVLHGDKGAVDGLLEHPDIQAVSFVGSTPIAEYVYGKGTAHGKRVQALGGAKNHMIVMPDADLDQAADALVGAAYGSAGERCMAISVAVAVGNSTADALREKVIDRIAKLKVLPGMENGSDMGPLVTKPHLERVSGYLATGATEGAELVVDGRNGALPKGDGFFLGATLFDHVKPEMQIYKDEIFGPVLGLVRARDFETALELINKHEFGNGTSIFTRDGDTAREFAHAVQVGMVGINVPIPVPMAFHSFGGWKRSLFGDHAMHGPEGVRFYTRIKTITARWPKGIRAGVDTTMPTLG, translated from the coding sequence ATGGCATCCACAGTAGCGGTACCTGGGATTAAGGCTGCGGAGAAGTCGGCACTTCGCGAGATCACGCACTGGATCGGAGGCCAAAGAGTCGCTGGTAGTTCTGGTCGATTTGGTGATGTCTACAATCCGGCGACGGGACAGGTCCATGCCAGGGTCCCACTGGCAAGCCGTGCCGAGCTGGACGGGGTTGTGGCTACAGCGAAGGCCGCGTTTCCTGCGTGGGCTGCACAACCTCCGCTCAGGAGAGCTCGTGTCCTCTTCCGCTTCCGTGACCTGTTGGAGAAGAATGCGGACAGAATCGCCGAAGCGATCACCTCGGAGCACGGCAAGATTTTTTCCGATGCTAAGGGCGAGGTGACGCGCGGCCTCGAAGTGGTCGAGTTCGCCACCGGGATTCCGCATCTGCTGAAGGGGGAGTTCTCCGAACAGGTGGGTACGGATATCGACAGCTGGTCGATGCGGCAGCCGCTGGGAGTGGTGGCTGGAATTACACCGTTCAACTTCCCTGCGATGGTTCCGATGTGGATGTTTCCTGTCGCACTTGCCTGCGGGAATCCCTTTATTCTGAAGCCGAGCGAGCGCGATCCCAGTGCATCGGTCCTGATCGCTGAGTTGCTGAAGGAGGCTGGGCTCCCTGACGGTGTTTTCAATGTGCTTCACGGCGATAAGGGTGCAGTGGATGGGTTGTTGGAGCACCCTGATATCCAGGCAGTGAGTTTTGTTGGCTCGACTCCGATTGCGGAGTATGTGTACGGCAAGGGCACAGCACATGGGAAGCGTGTACAGGCGCTGGGCGGAGCGAAGAACCACATGATCGTGATGCCGGATGCTGATCTCGATCAGGCGGCCGACGCCCTGGTGGGAGCGGCGTATGGTTCTGCCGGTGAGCGCTGCATGGCGATTTCGGTCGCGGTGGCCGTGGGAAATTCTACGGCGGATGCGCTGCGCGAGAAGGTGATCGATCGTATTGCCAAGCTCAAAGTTCTGCCGGGCATGGAGAATGGCTCCGACATGGGGCCATTGGTGACGAAGCCGCATCTGGAGCGGGTGAGTGGATATCTCGCCACCGGCGCGACGGAAGGGGCTGAGTTGGTGGTCGATGGTCGCAACGGTGCGCTGCCGAAGGGAGATGGTTTCTTTCTGGGAGCAACGTTGTTCGATCATGTGAAGCCGGAGATGCAGATCTATAAGGATGAGATCTTCGGGCCGGTGCTGGGACTGGTTCGCGCGCGCGACTTTGAGACAGCGCTTGAACTAATTAACAAGCACGAGTTCGGGAACGGAACCTCTATATTTACCCGCGACGGAGATACGGCGCGGGAGTTTGCTCACGCGGTGCAGGTCGGCATGGTTGGGATTAACGTGCCGATCCCGGTTCCGATGGCGTTCCACAGCTTCGGCGGCTGGAAGCGGTCGCTGTTTGGCGATCATGCGATGCATGGGCCGGAGGGCGTCCGGTTTTATACGCGGATCAAGACCATTACGGCTCGCTGGCCAAAGGGTATCCGGGCCGGGGTGGATACGACGATGCCGACGCTGGGGTAA
- a CDS encoding retropepsin-like aspartic protease has translation MFAISQENASGLSEVPFRVVAGHAIVSVSVNGVGPFDFILDNGCETSMVDPKIAQALKMPIVGRTTLVSVSRETVVSLVIAKEIKLGRIVTSNLEVIVDPLEGEKSIAPTVHGILGEDFLQKFDFLLDNEEQRLVFEQEPGVLLSTMKGTHLDLPRQSSLDGRPIYKQLVVHARSFELAGRDLAMQLDSGTNMAILFSRVGGTLFLHQQGNMTSVIEGGHRQGAQLVRVPTLRVGNVNLVDMLLAIMDDQPHSPTGIDGTLPTYLFHSIYFSHSGGFVILNPSKAKRPRSMEMAVIDRVSHD, from the coding sequence GTGTTTGCCATCTCTCAGGAAAATGCCTCCGGCCTGTCGGAGGTTCCGTTTCGGGTGGTAGCTGGACATGCAATTGTCTCGGTGAGTGTCAATGGGGTCGGTCCGTTTGATTTCATTTTGGACAATGGATGCGAGACGTCGATGGTCGATCCGAAAATTGCGCAGGCGCTGAAGATGCCGATAGTAGGGCGGACCACCCTGGTTTCAGTAAGTCGGGAGACAGTCGTCTCGCTGGTGATCGCGAAGGAGATTAAGCTTGGCCGGATCGTGACATCGAATCTTGAGGTGATAGTAGATCCCCTGGAAGGGGAAAAGTCGATTGCGCCGACCGTCCATGGGATTCTGGGTGAAGACTTTCTCCAGAAATTCGATTTTCTGCTCGATAACGAAGAACAACGGCTCGTGTTCGAGCAGGAGCCGGGAGTTTTGCTATCGACTATGAAGGGAACACATTTGGATTTGCCGCGACAGTCTTCTCTAGACGGCCGGCCGATCTATAAACAGTTGGTGGTGCATGCGCGATCGTTCGAGCTTGCAGGACGGGATCTTGCCATGCAGCTGGACTCGGGAACGAATATGGCAATACTTTTTTCGCGGGTTGGCGGGACGCTGTTTCTGCACCAACAGGGGAATATGACTAGCGTAATTGAGGGTGGCCACAGACAAGGCGCGCAGCTTGTGCGAGTACCCACCCTCAGAGTAGGCAATGTGAACCTTGTAGATATGTTGTTGGCAATCATGGACGATCAACCGCACTCACCCACAGGGATTGATGGAACGCTGCCGACGTACTTATTTCATAGCATCTATTTCAGCCATTCAGGTGGATTCGTGATTCTGAATCCCTCAAAAGCGAAGCGCCCTCGTTCTATGGAAATGGCTGTAATCGACAGAGTTTCTCACGATTGA
- a CDS encoding winged helix-turn-helix domain-containing protein, with translation MIYRFGDFELHEGGFCLIRNGHRIALEPKALSVLLVLVSRAGRLVDKRSLLELVWNGTFVEENTLTRTIGVIRRELGDSTKESRFIETIPTRGYRFIAPVDTLPEQASASTLACAAPVSSPTPRGRPNRHILILTAIAAVIIVSGFAVWRLYAKAASEEPTVVTPVPLTTYRGSENAPSFSPDGDQVAFEWNSEKQNKFDIYIKVVGSDSTPLRLTNAPDPSRWPSWSPDGRTIAFERVVSPGTVYLILIPALGGPERKLAEFHTWTDAQGSSPTWSVNSKWLVLPAVVESRPHLVRISVDTGEFNPITDPPTSLADAFPTISPDGKTLLFARHGAFNAGSLYSVKVDADAKPLGSPTQLSVGPRFWESRWTADSSEIIAHTYGDRFHGAVRIRPDGSPPFQHIPWLNSEGSFDIARRGHRLAFSAVHGDTNIWRIDLTAKPLHPEPFIASTVRDVFPQYSPDGRKLAFHSSRSGTGLDIWISDSEGNQARQLTFMRPGLTGSPHWSPDGQTLAFDSSSTGHFQIYTMSSDGGKISQRTHGNFDSFGATWSRDGRWLYFTTNQSGRNEIWKIPVTGGTSIQVTHNGGAMAIESQDGATLYFSKEAGTGSIWKMPISGGPEQQLTDSLFRTNFAVTKKGIYFMTAPSIDGTSEIRFYSFVTGATTIIVPIGLPEYGLAVSPDERYLVYDQLDDPASDLMLVDNFH, from the coding sequence GTGATCTATCGCTTTGGAGATTTTGAGCTACACGAGGGTGGTTTCTGCCTCATTCGTAACGGGCATCGGATAGCTTTGGAGCCAAAGGCCCTGAGCGTTCTTTTGGTGCTGGTAAGCCGTGCCGGACGCTTAGTCGACAAGCGCTCTCTTCTGGAATTGGTATGGAATGGGACGTTCGTCGAGGAGAATACCTTGACCCGGACCATCGGTGTAATCCGCCGCGAGTTGGGAGACAGCACCAAAGAGTCTCGATTCATCGAAACTATCCCTACCCGCGGTTATCGCTTCATCGCGCCAGTCGATACTCTCCCCGAACAAGCCTCCGCATCGACGCTCGCCTGCGCCGCGCCCGTGTCCAGCCCTACTCCTCGTGGCCGGCCCAATCGCCATATTCTCATTCTGACGGCCATCGCCGCTGTCATCATCGTCTCCGGCTTTGCAGTCTGGCGCCTTTACGCAAAAGCAGCCTCTGAAGAACCAACGGTAGTGACCCCCGTTCCACTTACGACCTATCGAGGCAGCGAAAACGCTCCATCCTTTTCCCCTGACGGAGATCAGGTTGCCTTTGAGTGGAACAGCGAAAAACAGAACAAATTCGATATCTACATAAAAGTAGTTGGTTCAGATTCCACCCCACTCCGTTTGACGAACGCCCCCGATCCCAGCCGATGGCCTTCCTGGTCGCCCGACGGCCGAACGATCGCCTTCGAGCGCGTCGTCAGTCCAGGCACGGTATACCTAATACTGATTCCAGCTCTAGGCGGCCCCGAGCGAAAGCTTGCGGAATTCCACACCTGGACGGATGCCCAAGGCTCCAGCCCCACCTGGTCTGTCAACAGCAAATGGCTTGTCTTGCCAGCCGTTGTCGAGTCTCGTCCTCACCTAGTTCGGATTTCAGTCGATACTGGTGAATTCAACCCCATCACGGACCCACCCACGTCGCTGGCTGACGCGTTTCCGACCATCTCACCTGATGGGAAGACGTTGCTCTTCGCTCGGCACGGGGCCTTCAATGCAGGCAGTCTCTATTCTGTTAAGGTGGACGCCGATGCAAAGCCCCTTGGCAGTCCTACCCAACTTTCCGTCGGTCCAAGATTTTGGGAATCACGTTGGACCGCAGATAGCAGCGAGATTATCGCGCACACCTACGGCGATCGCTTCCACGGAGCGGTGCGTATCCGGCCAGATGGTTCGCCCCCTTTCCAGCACATTCCCTGGCTGAATAGCGAGGGCTCGTTCGACATAGCACGTCGAGGTCATCGGCTTGCCTTCTCCGCTGTTCACGGCGATACCAACATCTGGCGGATCGATCTAACCGCCAAACCTCTTCATCCCGAGCCATTCATTGCGTCCACTGTCCGCGATGTCTTTCCTCAATACTCGCCCGACGGGCGCAAACTTGCATTTCATTCCAGCCGCAGCGGCACGGGATTGGATATCTGGATCAGCGACAGCGAGGGAAACCAGGCGCGGCAGCTCACATTCATGCGCCCCGGACTCACCGGATCCCCGCACTGGTCTCCGGACGGCCAGACTCTTGCCTTCGACTCCAGCTCTACCGGACATTTCCAGATCTACACCATGAGTTCGGATGGCGGAAAGATAAGCCAGAGGACTCATGGCAACTTTGACAGTTTTGGCGCAACCTGGTCACGCGATGGCCGCTGGTTGTACTTCACTACTAACCAGAGCGGTAGAAACGAGATCTGGAAGATACCTGTCACGGGTGGAACATCCATCCAGGTAACTCACAATGGAGGAGCGATGGCGATCGAATCCCAGGATGGCGCCACTCTTTATTTCTCCAAGGAAGCAGGAACCGGATCCATCTGGAAGATGCCCATCTCTGGAGGTCCTGAGCAACAGCTTACAGACTCACTCTTCCGAACCAACTTCGCCGTCACCAAAAAGGGAATCTATTTCATGACCGCTCCCAGCATCGATGGCACATCTGAGATCCGCTTCTATAGCTTCGTTACTGGTGCTACTACAATCATTGTGCCAATCGGTCTGCCTGAATACGGCCTTGCTGTTTCGCCCGACGAGCGATACCTCGTCTACGATCAGCTCGACGACCCAGCCAGCGACCTGATGCTTGTCGATAATTTTCACTAA
- a CDS encoding PadR family transcriptional regulator: MSSKEKESIQLLQGTLDLIVLRTLSTMGPQHAYQIATRLQQISDSLLNLNQGTLYPALVRLEQYGWIKGTWGKTENNREAKFYAITKGGQKALSEETERWRKMAGLVERLLLEES, from the coding sequence ATGTCTAGTAAAGAAAAAGAATCGATTCAACTGCTGCAAGGCACGCTCGACCTCATCGTGTTGCGAACACTCTCCACGATGGGGCCGCAGCATGCTTATCAGATCGCTACGCGGCTCCAGCAGATCTCCGACAGCCTGCTCAACCTCAATCAGGGCACGCTTTATCCTGCGCTGGTGCGGCTGGAGCAATATGGGTGGATCAAGGGTACGTGGGGAAAGACGGAGAACAACCGTGAAGCCAAGTTTTATGCCATCACGAAAGGCGGACAGAAGGCGTTGAGCGAGGAGACTGAACGATGGAGAAAAATGGCAGGCCTAGTGGAGCGGCTTCTGCTTGAGGAGTCCTAG
- a CDS encoding ABC transporter permease: MKNLRRFFLRIFSLFSNDETEAELDREIVAHLALLEDEFRKKGMSPKEARVAARRAYGGVEQAKQLHRDERSYPWLAQTLQDIRHTLRQLRKSPGFTLTAILMLGLGIGATTAIFSIVEGVLLRPLPFPEPGRLVTLGDVLEGSNSSSGSAAVTAPDIRNYMRDTHSFTHLGGYQQRSYELSGSDEPQPVRASRMSGEVFSALEVAPLLGRVFTQQEDDQHQPFVVLSYSLWQGRFHGDAKILGSKILLNRNPYIVIGVMPRDFEFPLSPGLGYQSELWVPMSPDPGEFLAGAAASWNLRMVGRLKPGVTPEQAQSDAQRVAIETMRNYPAYMSSLRIHAEVKGLQEDTVARARPLLRTLFFAVVVVLLIACANQAGLLLVRSIRRRREIAVRLALGARATALLRQAVIESMILSLGGGVLGLAFAGIALRVGLNLLPQTLPRVREIGLDWVVVSFALGLVLLTGFLCGLAPAFAAIQTSVNETLKEGGRTGSSGSGHTRLRSTLVVGEIAVALILLAASGLLLRSFEKMRSVDMGFQPDHTLAAYYSLPGKQYTTQPQIDTFNQMLLDGLRQLPGVESVGMTGLLPAGGFNGGGISILPEGYVSSKGAGLHMAASTQVKGDLFPALGIRLLRGRLFTEADREGSPLVAIVNHKLAEHYWPGENPIGKRLRRGMPETSTPWMTIVGEVGDVKMGSADGQTPEQFYQPATQVVASEGVFAAAGELMANYGWVVLRTSVPPEQMENSMRAVVQKIDPQLAFIKMKTLDAVVSDSEAPRRFNTVLISSFAIAAVLLGVMGIYSVIAFTVAIREQEMAIRMALGCERSRILQLVLASGAKLAAVGCVLGLLGAIAVSSLLRSFLFGVSPFDPAVLGTSVVAMLLLALMASLLPALRASMTDPMLAVRGD, encoded by the coding sequence ATGAAGAACCTGCGACGCTTCTTTCTGAGAATTTTTAGCCTCTTCAGCAACGACGAGACCGAAGCAGAACTCGATCGCGAGATTGTCGCTCATCTTGCACTGCTGGAAGATGAGTTCCGGAAGAAGGGTATGAGCCCTAAAGAAGCGCGGGTGGCGGCTCGACGCGCCTATGGCGGAGTTGAGCAGGCAAAGCAACTGCATCGTGATGAACGCTCTTATCCATGGCTGGCGCAGACTCTTCAGGATATTCGCCATACCTTGCGTCAGCTGCGCAAGTCTCCGGGGTTCACGTTGACTGCCATCCTGATGCTAGGGCTGGGAATCGGTGCGACCACGGCAATCTTTTCCATCGTTGAAGGTGTGTTGCTGCGTCCGTTGCCCTTTCCTGAGCCTGGACGGCTGGTGACGTTGGGCGATGTTCTGGAGGGATCCAATTCTTCGTCTGGCAGCGCTGCGGTTACCGCTCCTGATATCCGAAACTATATGCGGGACACGCATAGTTTTACGCATTTGGGAGGCTATCAGCAAAGATCGTATGAACTGTCGGGCAGCGATGAGCCGCAGCCTGTACGAGCATCGCGCATGAGTGGAGAGGTTTTTTCTGCGCTGGAAGTTGCGCCGCTGCTTGGAAGAGTCTTTACGCAGCAGGAAGACGATCAACACCAGCCGTTTGTTGTGCTCAGTTACAGCTTGTGGCAGGGCCGTTTTCATGGCGATGCAAAGATCCTGGGTTCCAAAATCCTTCTCAACCGGAATCCGTACATCGTTATTGGTGTGATGCCACGCGATTTTGAGTTTCCGCTCTCGCCCGGGCTGGGGTACCAAAGCGAGCTCTGGGTCCCGATGAGTCCTGACCCTGGAGAGTTTCTGGCTGGCGCCGCTGCATCGTGGAACCTGCGGATGGTGGGCCGATTGAAGCCGGGTGTTACTCCCGAGCAGGCGCAGAGCGATGCGCAACGAGTGGCGATTGAAACGATGCGGAATTATCCGGCATACATGAGCAGCCTTCGGATCCACGCTGAGGTGAAGGGGCTGCAGGAAGACACGGTCGCCCGTGCACGTCCGCTGTTGCGCACGCTCTTCTTTGCTGTAGTCGTAGTTCTTCTGATTGCCTGTGCAAACCAGGCTGGTCTTTTGCTAGTGCGTTCCATCCGTCGACGAAGGGAGATTGCGGTGCGTCTTGCACTTGGCGCCCGTGCGACGGCGCTACTGCGCCAGGCTGTGATCGAGAGTATGATCCTGAGTCTGGGTGGAGGCGTTCTTGGTCTTGCGTTCGCGGGCATCGCGCTACGCGTTGGCTTGAACCTGCTGCCGCAGACGCTGCCGCGCGTCCGGGAGATCGGTTTGGACTGGGTGGTTGTGAGCTTCGCGCTCGGGCTGGTATTGCTTACGGGTTTCCTTTGCGGGCTGGCACCCGCGTTTGCCGCAATCCAAACAAGCGTCAACGAGACGCTGAAGGAAGGTGGCCGCACCGGAAGCTCGGGAAGTGGTCATACGCGGCTGCGTTCCACGCTGGTGGTGGGAGAGATTGCGGTTGCTTTGATCCTTCTGGCTGCATCCGGACTGTTGCTACGCAGTTTTGAGAAGATGCGTTCTGTCGATATGGGTTTTCAGCCGGACCATACATTGGCTGCGTACTATTCTCTGCCGGGGAAGCAATATACGACACAACCACAGATCGATACCTTCAATCAAATGTTGCTCGATGGTCTTCGGCAGCTGCCTGGTGTTGAATCCGTAGGCATGACTGGCTTGCTGCCTGCAGGAGGGTTCAACGGAGGAGGTATCTCGATTCTTCCGGAAGGCTATGTCTCTTCGAAAGGAGCAGGGTTGCACATGGCAGCCTCCACGCAGGTTAAGGGTGATCTGTTTCCTGCGCTGGGAATTCGTTTGCTGCGCGGTCGCCTGTTCACAGAAGCAGACAGAGAGGGTTCACCGTTGGTAGCAATCGTGAACCACAAACTGGCGGAACACTACTGGCCCGGAGAGAACCCTATCGGTAAGCGCCTGCGCCGAGGCATGCCAGAGACTTCGACACCTTGGATGACCATTGTGGGAGAAGTGGGCGATGTGAAGATGGGTTCTGCTGATGGGCAGACACCGGAGCAGTTCTATCAGCCTGCAACTCAAGTGGTGGCTTCAGAAGGCGTCTTTGCCGCGGCGGGCGAGTTGATGGCGAATTACGGATGGGTTGTGCTGCGCACGAGTGTTCCGCCTGAACAGATGGAAAATTCAATGCGGGCCGTGGTGCAGAAGATTGACCCGCAGCTTGCATTCATCAAGATGAAGACACTCGATGCGGTGGTTTCAGACAGCGAGGCGCCGCGCCGGTTCAACACGGTGTTGATCTCGTCCTTTGCGATTGCAGCCGTGTTGCTGGGGGTGATGGGAATCTACAGTGTGATCGCGTTTACGGTTGCGATCCGCGAACAGGAGATGGCAATCCGCATGGCGCTGGGCTGCGAACGCTCTCGAATCTTGCAATTGGTGCTCGCCTCCGGAGCGAAGCTGGCAGCGGTTGGCTGTGTTCTTGGGTTGCTTGGAGCGATCGCTGTTTCCAGCTTGCTTCGATCTTTTCTGTTTGGAGTGAGTCCATTCGACCCGGCGGTGCTTGGCACTTCTGTAGTCGCTATGCTGCTGCTTGCGCTGATGGCCTCTCTGTTGCCAGCGCTGCGTGCGTCCATGACCGATCCGATGCTTGCAGTGCGCGGCGACTGA
- a CDS encoding GntR family transcriptional regulator — protein sequence MDRESFVPLYLQIKSWLLSKIEAGQLSQGDVIPSETQFTSALRVSRGTVRQALFELRLEGYLVRKKGLGTFIGLSDSNMLRDSRC from the coding sequence ATGGACCGAGAAAGTTTTGTTCCTCTCTATCTGCAAATCAAGAGTTGGCTTCTTAGCAAGATCGAGGCAGGGCAATTATCCCAGGGAGATGTGATTCCGTCGGAAACGCAGTTTACCTCGGCCTTGAGAGTAAGCCGCGGGACCGTCAGGCAGGCGCTTTTCGAGCTTCGCCTGGAGGGGTATCTCGTTCGCAAGAAGGGGCTCGGAACGTTCATCGGATTGTCGGACTCTAATATGCTCAGAGATTCGCGATGCTGA
- a CDS encoding tetratricopeptide repeat protein, translated as MKLTAAITLLSSSLLAQTQMAHDHTAHDTRPVPLVAGLGNSNHTISTRNPEAQKYFNQGLDYIWAFNHDEARRSFQRAADLDPTAAMPLWGVALAVGPNYNDIDIGHARAQQAIDALAHARTLAQTQTERDYINALSARYSGTGGNIVVQGEQYATAMKTLAASYPNDLDAATLYAEALMDLNPWKLWNPDGSPSTNTSEIVSTLQAVLKKDSHHVGANHLLIHATEASPHPEIALASAKFLEDATPSAGHLVHMPAHTYQRIGNYNGAQLANQNAVTADRAYFKSQHLETVTNMYYNMYYVHNIHFLAASCAMEGNNVCTQKAAAELIAQVLPATKEHPETEWYTPTQPWMLTRFQQWKTILAAPMPEPRLKNLTAFWHYARGSAYAAQHNIPAAQQERDALAERTNTLPADAIPDFMNPAKSALQLALDVLDARILEAQGKLPEAIETWRKAVALNDTFLYNEPADWYYPVRESLGGALLRAHQPAEAEVVFRRDLEINPGNGRSLYGLWQSHLAQHKSAEATKTEAQFRKAWKHADTKLSIANL; from the coding sequence ATGAAATTAACCGCCGCCATCACCCTCCTCTCCTCTTCTCTCCTCGCCCAAACGCAGATGGCGCACGACCACACCGCTCACGACACACGCCCCGTCCCACTCGTCGCCGGACTCGGCAACTCCAACCACACCATCAGCACTCGCAATCCCGAAGCCCAGAAATATTTCAATCAAGGCCTCGACTACATCTGGGCATTTAATCACGACGAGGCTCGTCGTTCATTTCAACGCGCTGCCGACCTCGACCCCACCGCCGCCATGCCGCTCTGGGGAGTCGCCCTCGCCGTTGGCCCGAACTACAACGACATCGACATCGGCCACGCCCGTGCCCAACAGGCTATCGATGCACTCGCCCACGCTCGCACCCTAGCCCAGACGCAGACCGAACGCGACTACATTAACGCACTTTCCGCACGATACAGCGGCACTGGCGGCAACATTGTTGTCCAGGGCGAACAATACGCCACTGCCATGAAGACGCTCGCAGCCAGTTACCCCAACGATCTCGACGCTGCTACGCTCTACGCCGAAGCCCTTATGGATCTCAACCCCTGGAAGCTCTGGAATCCCGATGGCTCGCCATCGACCAACACCAGCGAGATCGTCTCCACGCTTCAGGCAGTTCTGAAAAAAGACTCGCATCACGTTGGCGCAAACCATCTGCTTATCCATGCAACCGAGGCATCTCCACATCCTGAGATCGCCCTTGCCTCAGCAAAATTCCTCGAAGACGCTACCCCCTCCGCCGGCCATCTCGTACACATGCCCGCCCATACCTACCAACGTATCGGCAACTACAACGGGGCACAGCTGGCCAATCAGAACGCCGTCACAGCCGACCGAGCCTACTTCAAGTCGCAACATCTCGAAACCGTGACGAACATGTACTACAACATGTACTACGTCCATAACATCCACTTCCTGGCTGCCTCCTGCGCGATGGAAGGCAATAACGTCTGCACTCAAAAAGCCGCAGCCGAACTCATCGCACAGGTCCTCCCCGCCACCAAGGAACACCCCGAGACCGAGTGGTACACCCCAACGCAGCCCTGGATGCTCACTCGCTTCCAGCAGTGGAAGACGATCCTCGCGGCGCCCATGCCCGAACCGCGCCTCAAAAACCTGACCGCTTTCTGGCATTACGCTCGCGGAAGCGCCTATGCCGCACAACACAATATCCCGGCAGCACAGCAAGAGCGCGACGCACTTGCCGAGCGAACCAACACCTTGCCTGCCGATGCCATTCCCGACTTTATGAATCCCGCAAAGTCCGCGCTTCAGCTCGCTCTCGATGTCCTCGACGCCCGCATCCTCGAAGCTCAAGGCAAGCTCCCCGAGGCTATCGAGACATGGCGCAAGGCTGTCGCGCTCAACGACACTTTCCTCTACAACGAACCCGCCGACTGGTACTATCCCGTCCGCGAATCCCTCGGCGGCGCCCTGCTTCGCGCCCACCAACCCGCCGAAGCTGAAGTAGTCTTCCGCCGCGATCTCGAGATCAATCCCGGCAACGGCCGCTCACTCTATGGCCTCTGGCAAAGCCACCTCGCTCAACATAAATCTGCCGAAGCCACAAAAACCGAAGCCCAGTTTCGCAAAGCATGGAAGCATGCCGACACCAAACTCAGCATCGCGAATCTCTGA